A stretch of DNA from Phaeodactylum tricornutum CCAP 1055/1 chromosome 29, whole genome shotgun sequence:
TGGCGAAATGTCTCCTGTTACGTGTCGCCACGTCCGTCGCCGGACCAGCTCGCTGGAAAGATGTCGAGGTGGCGTGGGGTGCGCGGAACGTGACGCACTTTAGTTGTGAGATTGGTGAATGTGCTCACTTATACGGAGGACGGACAGAAGGTTTCTGTCCTTACTATTGTTGGTAGAGGTATGGTTGGTACACTGGTTGGTAACTAGCAGTAACCATAACTGTCAGTGTGATAGATAGCCTGTGCTTCTCAAGGGTTTTGGAACCCCCAAGAATTCCTCTTTGGAACACGTTGGGGTGCGGTATTCAAAAAATCTGCCCGACAAAAAGCCGACACCATTTGCGCACACATACAACtaaccaccaccaccatgCCCACCGTTGCGCCTGTTCGATCACGTCGATTCGTCTCTTTACCCTTGTGTCTCAATATTCTCACCTTTCACACCTCCCCACTCCACACTGTCTCCGCCATGAAGGTTGTCGACTTTGTCCGAAAGCCCTTCATCCAACGCGCCTGCGCTGAACCCCACACCATTCCTTCggtcgtttccttctttttcggtctCGACTGTCACGATCCCGCCCAAGTCCAGGCCCAATTACGCGACGGCGGCGCCCTCACAACCATGAAGGATCTGTGGTTCGCTGGTGGCAGCGAATACGATCAACTCTGTGCCACGCACTTTGCCGACACGATCCGGGCTGCCGGAAACGGCCAATTGGCCCGGAACGATCCGGCCTGGACGCAGCAGGTTGACGGCGTCGTCGCCCAACTCGTTCTCTGTGATCAACTCGCCCGCAACGCCTTTCGCGGGACTCCTGAAGCCTACGCCTACGACCAACCCGCGTTGCGACTTGCCCGGACGTTACACACCGACTATCGGGCGTCGCGAGTGGCGAGCGCATCACGCACAATCCAGGGAGAGTATCATCCGCCCTATGTGGCCTTTCTCGTCACCGCCTTTATGCATTCCGAAGTTTTGACTGATCACGAAGCGGTCACAGAAATTTTGCAGCACGAACGAGAAACCACACCGGAGCATTTGCACGACTGGTGGCGGTATCAGGAGACCTTTGAACAGGAGCACCGGGACGTGGTGGAACGCTTCGGGCGTTACCCGCACCGGAACGCCCTTCACCAACGGCAGTCCACGCCGGAAGAGGAAGCCTGGTTGGATGATACGGAAAATTTACCCGGCTGGGCTTTGAGTCAACTGCAAGACCGACCGGAATGTGCCGAAGATGACGTCGCGGTCGGAACCAACCCATCCGCGTAGAGGGCCTGGAAGAAACCGTATACCACTAAGGGTTTTCTCTAGACGTACTGCCCTCGGGTTGACCTTATATCCTGTATCAGAACAATACATGTAACAAGAATATGTATACTATTTCACACTAATAACTGATTATTATCCATGCATGTCGATCAAGTGTAACAAACGACCCACCTGGGCTTGCCCGCACATACGTAGCCGATAAATGCTTCATCTCCTCCGCCGTCGCCTCAATATGCCATCAATCCCTCGGTCTCGAATTGTACCAGCTTCTAACCGTAACAGATCTCCAGCGTTGCCTCCGCTTTTGACGTTTTCCGTGACCATTCTCGCCAGAGTCCACATACCACCGTCGCGATCCAGACCGTGGGCAGTAGTGTCGTGCATTTCCGCAACTTCCTTCATGGTAGCCGCATCCATAAAGGGCATATCAAAGCCTGTTTCGTCCTTGAACCAAACGTCTagctcttcttcttcccaaCCGTCGCTGGCCAGCACGGCCAGGCCCTCGGGCCCTTCGGCGAGTTGTTCGAATGCCTTTCGAGCCGAAATGAAGATCTCACGACTAGCATCTGCTTCTGCGGAAGTTGCCGACGTTGCCGTGTCGGGATGATGCCGCAAAGCAATTTGCAAAAAAGTTCGCTTGACGGCTGCGTAGCTTTCTTCCTCCGACACCCCGAGGATCGCAAACGGATCGTCCCGTGTCGGTTTCCGAGGCTTGTTTTTGTAGTAGTTCGGGTCTCCGTGATCGTTGCCTCCCGCTGCCGCGAATCTGCGGATGGAAACCATCGGTAgcgctgttgctggaggGTACCGCGGATGAGCGCTCACCGCTGAACGCCAGCGGTTCCCGATGGGGCGTCCAACACCCAAACACTTCGATCGATACGCCGCGATCCAGTAGCAGACGTGTCGATGTTTTGCCGCTACTCCAAAGTGCATAATATTCCACTGCAGGCGCGACGCCAATAAGACTGCTGCACGCAATCGTAGTCGGTAGAAGAAGGCGAACCAATGACTATCTCTAGTCCCTAGAAGAGTATTGGAGAGTACCAACCCCGTAAATGAACTGTAAGGGCAAACGCCAACTGCTCTAATGTCGCAGGCTGTCGATCGGTTTCTACCAAGAGGcgccttgactgtgaacaaagttagaattttggaaattgCTGGCCAATCCACATACGGGTACTTTCACGGTCAATTCGTGGAACCCTGAATGCCAAACCTCGCCCAACAGCTATCCATCGACTTCGATATCGGGCGaacaatttccaaatgttAGGTCTCATACCCTGCGTAAATTAGGTTTCCCGTTTTGTTAATACAAGGAATTACATATGTTTCAATTTTGTACATGTGAAAAttaaaaagaagaaagttcAGGTCAAGATCCTTGCTCCGACATTCGGTCCGGGTAATGTCCGAACGATGTTACGTTCATGCTGATCACACCGTTCTCCTTCCAAAATCTTTCCAAGGCGCATAGCTGTAACGGTTTTGGAAGCACACAGTTGGCTCCCGCCCGCTTGAAATGAGCCACGTCGTCCGGAAGTACGTTACCTGTGATTCCAACGATGCAGTAGTGATATCCCATGGTCCGTATCCTTCTACAAGCCGCGGGACCATCCATGATTGGCATTTCGTAATCCAGCAAAATGGAATCATAGCAACTTGCTTCGGCCAAAGCTTGCTCAACAAGCTCAATTGCGACTAGACCAttttcagcttcttcacACTGATGCCCTCTTCTTTCCAACAACCGACGCAGCAGTTTTCGATTGGTAGCTACATCGTCGACAATAAGAACACGCAAGCTGTGTGGCGCTTGCTCTCGAGAGGCAAGGGCTGAATTAGCACTTTGGTTTTGGATGCCCCTATACTCTTCACCTACGCTGTCCGTCGGAAAGCAATCGGGATCGAGGGTGTCATCTATGGAAATCTGGTGCAGTGGTAGGGTCACAGTAAAAGTAGTCCCTTTGCCTAACCCATCCGACGCAGCCAAAAGTGTTCCACCATGTTGTTCAACAATGCCTTTCGCAATGTACAATCCCAGGCCACTACCTTGTCCGGACTGTAAATCGTTCACATTGAACTGGACGCCGTTCCGGAACAGTCTGTCAACCTGCTCTTTCGTCATGCCGACACCTGTATCAGTAACATGCACTTGAAAGTGTCCATTGTGTGATACTTGAACTTCCTCGCCAGTACTCAAGGTGAAAAACTCTTCCATTCCGCTTTGACTGGCATTCTTTTTAGTTGGTCGCAGCCACGACGTTCGAATATAGATAGAACCTGAGATTAGAAAAGTATATGAGGCCTCCATAGACAAGAAATTTTTTGAACACGCGCATGCGAGTCTTACCTTCGGCAGGAGTAAATTTCACTGCGTTTGAGAGAAGATTTCGGAAGACTTGCGTCAGGCGTACTCTGTCCCCCAGAGTTTGGCAAGCCCGAATCTCTGAAGCGAGCGTAGGGAGACGATCAAAACCAGTCTCTAAATCCGCGCCCCTACCATTATTTGGAGAGTCCTGGCAGTCTTGCTTAAAAAGTAAGTGAATTTTCTTTGCGAGGGTCGGCATTTGAAACTCCTCGCTTGTTCGTGAGATCAATTCCAATATGGGCACTACAGTCATCTCCAGCGTTAGCGTTCCCGTCTCAATTTTGTCATAGTTCAGCAAGTCGTTCAGGACATCCACGGCACTTTCAGCATTTGCCATTACTTCATCGCTGAGGTCCATTAAGAACGACTCATGTTCAGAAAGATTTCGAACAGATCCACTTCTCATCCCAGTGCTTCCACGGCTTGGAGATAAACTGGATTTTCCTGCAACGCGATCATTTTCTGCGATCGTCAGAGGAAGCTTCACTTCGATGGAATCACGCTGTTTTGCACGAAGAGCCCCGGACAGTTCTTCCTTCAGTAGCTTAAGACCCATGCAGACAGAATTGAGAGGTGTCCGTACTTCGTGAGATACAAAACGAACAAACTTGCGCTTCGCTTCGAGCACAGACTTCTTTTCGTGAAACTCTTGCCGAACAAAAAAATCGTACAGAAAGAATAACAAGGACATGACCATGATAATGCCGACAGCGCCAATGGTTGCCATGAACGGGTTTTGTGTGGTGTATATGTCGAAGAGTGCAGCCGTAGGATACAGCGTCAAGGTGTAGGATGTAGATGCCTCACTGAAGAGATCATTTCCAGTGAGAGAAACTTCTCGATGGTATTTGGAATACGAACGATCGTGGAGATCACCTTCCCCGCTATAAAAGGAAAATTGGCGTGGGTAAGATTATTGAACTTTAGATTTGAGAAATTAAGCGACTTTTTTGCTTACCGGAGGTAGGTAATGCCGTGGCTAACAGTGTATGAAAAGACTTGTCCATCCGAGTGGAGCACACAGTCAATTCCGCTGACACCCTCGGCAAAAGCATCTACCAATATCTCGTCccaaacaatggaagaagcaataaATCCCGTCATAATAGTCTCATTGTTTGCAGGGTAGATTGGCTGAAACAAAACAGCGCCTGGGCCTGGCGCCTCATTGTTGGTCAAAATGATCATATCGGTGATCGATCCACATTCACGTCGGTCTCCCGCAACTTTTCGCTCCTCCGCACAAGCCAACATTTTGTCAATCATGACACCTCTTGTTTCCTGGAAATGAATGTTTAACATGAGGGCCGGATGAACCCCTTCGTCGTGCTGCAATATCGGTGTGATGATTTTGTTAGGACTGCCATAGTATGTACTGCCATCAACGACATGATATCGATTGTCCACTGAACCCAAGCTGGGGTTCACCCCATAAAtgccttttccaaacgaaCTCAATCCAGCAGGCTGTTCCGGGAACTTTTGTTCAAAATAAGTGTATGCGTACTCTTCAAAGCTTACCAGCTGCGAAGGCAACACCAAAGGCACAAATCCCATTTCTCGACCGGTAGATGTTTTTATCAAGTTCGTTGATATTTCTTCAAAGCCACTGACTCTGACATAAGGCCATGCATCTGCATCAGGTAGCTGATTTGCAGCAACAGACGCCATTGAGATTGTGCCCAGGCGCTTCCTCCACGTAATGTCGCGAGCAGAGTCAAGCGCACGATCTGCAATTGATTCAAACTGGGTTTCGGCAAGCTCACGCTCCGATTCAGATAGTACTCTATTCGCTGCGTATCCTAAACCCACTGCAACTATGCATAAGCAAGTTACGAATAGAATACGCCCCTTCCAAACGTTGGAAACACTACAAAGGGCTCTATGTCGATTACAGAAAGGTCTGGTCAGGGTAGGGAATGAATTGGTCGACATACTTCCTGTCGAACTAGCTTTGTACTCTCTCTCCATGGCATCGACTCTTACGCCGGTATACGGGGCGACAACAACTTTCTTGTTGTATTTACCTGGAAAGAGAAATGCCTGCTATGAAAACTGCGTCACCTCCTTTGCCAACGCATGGGATCGTTCATCAACAAAAAGGCAGAAACGCATCGTTTTCACTGGTTAGAAATGGTTAAATTCAGAAAGATGTGCCCGGAACCTTTGGTGATAATACTATTCTATCTATGACCCTCGCAAGACAGGTCTTCCTATATAGTACAACACTACAGAGATTTGAAACGGGAATGAGAATCTGATTGCCGGATGGCTGGATACTTGATTCCCATTCGTCGACACAAAAAATCATCTTTCTTGTTCACGGTATTCGATGCCTGTCATGGGAACATCGATATGTGCATTTCCCACCCGTATAGGTGGTATTGTTGCCGTTTtgacaaaagaaaaatcgtCACGGGCCAAGTTCCGTATTGCATATTGCTGCCATTGCCTGTGCGTTGTAAAACAAATAATTATCCCTCCCTATTGATTCCAACTTTGCCAGAGCCAACGTCGTTAGTTTTGGCATCCCGAAGTTCCAACTCCGGAATAGCGTTTCACCTTGCACTTTGCGGAAGATGTCAGAGCTACCGCTGGAGGAACCGATACAACCATGGCATCTTGCCACTttaagtctttgttttgtttCCGCCCACATGTCATTCCTTCAACAAACCGGACCGCCCCCATATACGCATTCGATCCGTACCAACAAAAAACTAATTGACAGAGACTATCTCGTCTCGATGACAAGCTAGATGGAGTGCCTGATTTCATTGACTAAATCATGATCAATGGTGGCATCCTTCGAGAAAGTCAGACAACCCGTCAGGCCGTATTCCAGCCACACATCCTCAAGGGCCTCGATATGAAGTGGTTTAGGCAATACCATGTCCGCACCCGCGCGCTTGAAGAGCGCCACATCATGTGGCAAGATGTTTCCAGTTATACCAACTATGCAGCATTGG
This window harbors:
- a CDS encoding predicted protein, whose product is MPTVAPVRSRRFVSLPLCLNILTFHTSPLHTVSAMKVVDFVRKPFIQRACAEPHTIPSVVSFFFGLDCHDPAQVQAQLRDGGALTTMKDLWFAGGSEYDQLCATHFADTIRAAGNGQLARNDPAWTQQVDGVVAQLVLCDQLARNAFRGTPEAYAYDQPALRLARTLHTDYRASRVASASRTIQGEYHPPYVAFLVTAFMHSEVLTDHEAVTEILQHERETTPEHLHDWWRYQETFEQEHRDVVERFGRYPHRNALHQRQSTPEEEAWLDDTENLPGWALSQLQDRPECAEDDVAVGTNPSA
- a CDS encoding predicted protein, yielding MVSIRRFAAAGGNDHGDPNYYKNKPRKPTRDDPFAILGVSEEESYAAVKRTFLQIALRHHPDTATSATSAEADASREIFISARKAFEQLAEGPEGLAVLASDGWEEEELDVWFKDETGFDMPFMDAATMKEVAEMHDTTAHGLDRDGGMWTLARMVTENVKSGGNAGDLLRLEAGTIRDRGIDGILRRRRRR